GTTATCATAAGCATTAAACTGTTTTTGTTTTCTAATTTAACGAAACAATTCAACATTTATTTTCATCAGAACATATTGTTTTTTCGTGATGCCTGTTTTTCTTGTACTCAGGCGCACTACAATTATAAAAATATATCCCTGATGAGTGATAAACCCGTATTTAGGTTACTTCCTTCACTTTCATCATTTTGCGAAGATTACTCAGTGCATATCTCATCCTTCCCAATGCTGTATTAATACTGACATCTGTAAGGTCTGCTATTTCTTTAAAACTAAGATCTGCATAATGACGCATGATGAGTACTTCTTTCTGTTCATCGGGAAGAAGCTGGATCAATACCCTAAGATCGGTATGTGTCTGCTCTCTTAATAATTTATCTTCTGCATTCTCCTCATGGATCTGCAGCATATTAAGCACATCAGTGCCGTCTGCACTGGTGATAACCGGTGCGCGTTTTTCACGTCTGAAATAATCGATGACTAAATTATGCGCAATACGCATTACCCAGGGTAAGAATTTACCCTCTTCATTGTATCTTCCTGAACGGAGTGTATTGATTACTTTGATGAAGGCATCCTGAAAAATGTCTTCTGCTAAGTACTGGTCTTTGACTAATAAATATATGGAAGTGTATATTTTGGATTTGTACCTGTTCAACAGTTCTTCGAGAACGGATTCATTTCCTTTTAGGTATAACTTCACTAACTCCTGATCACTATATGATTGTAACTTCATAGGATTATCTAAACTAAATTCCTTTGCTTTGGTGTGCTAAAAAAGATTGAGTAGATGTTTTTGCTATAGTGGTTCTCCTATGATTTTTTAAGTTGGTGATTTAATTGATTGGCTTACAAGTTCAAAAGAAGCATTTTTTTATCAGATTACAAGAATAAAAGTAGTAAAAAAAATTAAATTAGTTCAAAGAGCCGTATTTTTGCACCCTCCCTACAAACTAATTTTGTGTTTTTTGGGTTATATTAGCAAATCCTATAAGGAAGTAAATGAGTAAGGAAACGGAGAAAGATCCACATAAAAACATTATTATAAAGGGCGCCAGGGTACATAACCTCAAAAATATTGATGTTGCAATACCTAAAAATAAACTGGTTGTCATCACTGGAATGTCCGGCTCTGGGAAATCTTCCCTGGCTTTTGACACGCTTTATGCTGAAGGACAAAGAAGATACGTCGAAAGCCTTTCTTCTTATGCCCGTCAGTTTATGGGCAGGATGAATAAGCCGGATGTTGATTACATTAAAGGTATTGCCCCTGCAATTGCGATTGAACAAAAGGTAATTACCTCCAATCCAAGATCTACTGTCGGAACCTCAACGGAGATTTATGATTATCTTAAATTGCTTTTTTCCAGAATTGGCAAAACCATTTCCCCGGAATCGGGTGAAATTGTTAAGAAAGATACCGTAAGTACTGTCGTTGATTTTGTATCCCGGCTGGGTGAGGATAGTGTAGCGACGATTTTTTGTCCGCTTCATCCGCATAATAACCGGTCAATTAAAGAAGAACTTGCTGTTTTACTGCAAAAAGGATTCCTGAGAGTTTATATCGGTGATACTGTGCATAAAATAGAAACTGTTCTGGAGGATGTGGAATTTAAGGATACTGAACTTAAAGACGCTGATACGATTAAGATTCTGATAGACCGCATCGTTTTTCATGAGGATGATGAAACGATGAGCAGACTGGCGGATTCCGTTCAGACTGCCTTCTTTGAAGGTAAGGGTGATTGTTATGTAGAACATGAAGGGAAAATCACACATTTCTGCGATCGTTTTGAACTGGATGGTATCCGTTTTGAGGAACCAACCCCAAATTTCTTCAGTTTCAATAATCCTTATGGTGCCTGTAAACGATGTGAAGGTTATGGAAATGTAATCGGCATAGATGAAGATCTTGTTGTACCTGATAAAAGTAAAAGCCTTTACGATAACGCTATTGCTCCATGGCGCGGAGAGAAAATGCGGGAATGGTTAAATAAACTGATCAAAAATGCAGCGAAGTTTGACTTTCCTATTCACAGACCTTTTAATGAACTTACTGAAAAAGAACAACGGTTAATCTGGACCGGAAATAAATATTTTGAAGGACTGGATGCTTTCTTTAAAGAATTAGAAGAACAAACTTTCAAAATTCAGTACAGAGTCATGTTATCACGTTACCGCGGAAAAACTATTTGCCCTGACTGTAAAGGATCAAGACTGCGTAAAGATGCTTCCTATGTAAAGATCGGTGGGAAATCTATAGTGGACGTGGTATTAATGCCTTTGTCTGTTATACAGGATTTCTTTGATAATCTGGAGCTTTCTGAAACAGACGAAAAGATATCAAAACGTTTACTGGCCGAAGTTACCAGCCGGGTACTTTACCTGAATAATGTAGGATTAGGATATCTGACACTGAACAGGTTATCAAATACACTTTCTGGTGGTGAGTCGCAACGTATTAACCTCGCAACTTCATTAGGCAGTAGCCTGGTTGGATCTATTTATGTGTTGGATGAACCCAGTATTGGTCTGCATCCCAGGGATACCAATAAGCTGATTGGTGTACTGGAGTCTTTACGTAATGTAGGCAATACGGTAATCGTGGTTGAGCATGAGGAGGAGATGATGCGTGCTGCAGATCATATTATAGATATTGGTCCTGAAGCTGGAACTTTAGGAGGGAATCTGGTTTTCACAGGTACCTATGAAGAAATTATTAAGGACAACAAGAGTCTGACTGGAAAATACCTGTCAGGCGAAGAAAGTATAGCAATTCCTGTAAAGCGCAGAAAATGGGCTGACCATATTCTGATTAAAGGAGCCAGAGAGAATAACCTTAAGAATATAGAGGTGAAATTTCCATTGGGTGTCTTTACTGTTGTGAGTGGTGTTTCCGGATCTGGTAAAACGAGTCTGGTTAAGAAAATACTTTATCCTGCACTGCAAAAAGCAATAGGTAATTATGCTGGAGAGCAGACAGGATTATATGATGGTATATTTGGTAACTATGAGCTGATCAGTCAGGTAGAAATGGTAGATCAGAATCCTATAGGGCGTTCTTCGAGATCAAATCCGGTTACCTATGTAAAGGCATGGGATGATGTTCGTGCATTGTTCTCTGCTTTACCTGTCGCTAAAGCTGCGGGATTAAAGCCAGCTGCTTTTTCTTTCAATGTAGAAGGCGGACGTTGTGACGTCTGTCAGGGGGAAGGTGAAGTGAAAATAGAAATGCAATTCATGGCGGATATTTATCTGCCTTGTGAGGCTTGTGGTGGCCGCAGATTTAAACAACAGATTCTGGATGTAACCTATCAGGATAAAAATGTTGCTGATATCCTGGATCTGACCATTGATGAAGCAGTAGAATTTTTTAAGAATGATCCTAAAATTTTAAATAAACTGCAACCACTGGTTGATGTGGGATTGGGATATGTCCATTTAGGGCAGTCTTCCAATACATTGTCAGGTGGTGAGGCACAAAGGATTAAACTGGCATCGTTCTTAATTAAAGGAAACAGTGCAAGTAAAACGATGTTCATTTTTGATGAACCTACTACTGGGCTTCACTTTCATGACATCAAAAAATTACTGATTGCATTGAATACGCTGATTGAACAGGGGAATACTATTTTAGTAATTGAGCATAATATGGATATGATCAAATCTGCGGATTGGGTGATTGATATTGGACCGGAAGGTGGTGATAAAGGAGGGAATGTCGTTTTTGAAGGGACACCTGAAGATCTTATTCACGCAAAAGATTCGTATACAGCAAAATATTTACTGCCGCATCTGAAGCCATCTTTGGCTGATAATTAACGTGTAATATCATGTCTGGCTAATGAAGGTATCATTAGCCAGACAATGACCAATACTACAGATCAATTAAATCTTTATATTAGCGCATGCTTTTTCTAACCCTATTCCTAGGAATAATTCTTAATTCGATAGGTTATATTCCTCCCGGAAACATTAACCTTACGGTTGTACAGATTACCATCACCCGTGGAATAAAACAAGCTTTATATTTCATTCTGGCATTCTCCTGTATTGAGGTGCTGTTTACATTCGGTGTAATGAGGTTTGTACAATGGTTATCGAGTGAAATTAAGGTCGGTAATTATATTGATGTTGTCATGATTGTGATGTTCACAGTATTAGGAATAATTACCTGGAGATCCAGAAAGGAAATGCCTAAGGCTGATTATTCGAAGAAGGACAGTATCCGTTATGGTATGTTACTAGGTGTGCTTAATCCGATGCAGATCCCTTATTGGTTATTTGTAGGAACCTATCTGATTTCTCATGAGTGGATTGATATTGGCTATCTTTCTTTGACAGTGTTCAGCATTGGGTCAGGAATTGGTGCAGGGGTAGCCTTATATGGTTTTGCCAGATTTGCACAGTACATTCAGACAAAGTTTGCACTAAGCAGTTATGTCGTTAACAGAGCCATTGCAATTCTATTTTTTGCACTTTCTATTTATCATGTGATCAAGCTGGGACTCGTTTATCTGAAATAAAAGGACTCCCTATTTTTTAAGGAATTCTACATTCCAGATCTTTTCAGCCTTACGTCCGATAAGCCAGAAGGAAGCTGCCAGCACACTAAAGAAAAGGGCTTTATGCCAGCTGTCCCAAAAATATTCAAAATAACGGGTATAGAGATTGATGAAAAGAAAGGTAATTCCGAATTCTCTGGCTATATCATCCCTATACTTTAATCCAATAAAAATACTGGTTACACAAGCAACTGCCGAAATAATAGCCCAGTAGAAAAGACTTATCTGCTTGATGGTATACCATTTGTCCAGCGTGCCGAAATTACCAAATACAGAGATTAACCACAGGGAAACGAAAAGATAAATCATTCCGCAGATATAGGTAGTATCATAAAAGTAGGTAAAGACTTTAACCTTTTTCAAAGAAAGGGATAAAGCAGTTAGGACGAAGCCAAAGGCGACGAATCTTAAAGGATAATTCATCCCCAGAAAATATAGATTATCACGGGAAAGATAGCCAGTCTCTGTCCCAAACCATGCTCCAAGGGAAATCAGAACAAAGATCCAGATGAGGCGTGAATTAAAGATATAGGCTAATATTCCATAGATTATTACAGAGAGCAGGATAAGTATAGAGAAATGCCCGTCTCCTTTATCAAAAGCCTTCCCCATATAGGCTATAGCATTTGCAGTAAGCATTACAGCAGTAAAAATAATAGCATCGTTACTGAATACCTGCATAGGCAGAGTCTTTTTTCGGGTAAAGCTTATTTTGTAAAGTATACCAGCTGCGACTGCAGAGATTAAGCTTATAATACTGTTGGGAGTATCATAAAGATTCTTTAGATAATCGAGGAATTTATTGTCGATCAGTAATGCACCAAGAGAGA
This portion of the Pedobacter lusitanus genome encodes:
- a CDS encoding LysE family transporter, whose translation is MLFLTLFLGIILNSIGYIPPGNINLTVVQITITRGIKQALYFILAFSCIEVLFTFGVMRFVQWLSSEIKVGNYIDVVMIVMFTVLGIITWRSRKEMPKADYSKKDSIRYGMLLGVLNPMQIPYWLFVGTYLISHEWIDIGYLSLTVFSIGSGIGAGVALYGFARFAQYIQTKFALSSYVVNRAIAILFFALSIYHVIKLGLVYLK
- a CDS encoding RNA polymerase sigma factor — encoded protein: MKLQSYSDQELVKLYLKGNESVLEELLNRYKSKIYTSIYLLVKDQYLAEDIFQDAFIKVINTLRSGRYNEEGKFLPWVMRIAHNLVIDYFRREKRAPVITSADGTDVLNMLQIHEENAEDKLLREQTHTDLRVLIQLLPDEQKEVLIMRHYADLSFKEIADLTDVSINTALGRMRYALSNLRKMMKVKEVT
- the uvrA gene encoding excinuclease ABC subunit UvrA, which translates into the protein MSKETEKDPHKNIIIKGARVHNLKNIDVAIPKNKLVVITGMSGSGKSSLAFDTLYAEGQRRYVESLSSYARQFMGRMNKPDVDYIKGIAPAIAIEQKVITSNPRSTVGTSTEIYDYLKLLFSRIGKTISPESGEIVKKDTVSTVVDFVSRLGEDSVATIFCPLHPHNNRSIKEELAVLLQKGFLRVYIGDTVHKIETVLEDVEFKDTELKDADTIKILIDRIVFHEDDETMSRLADSVQTAFFEGKGDCYVEHEGKITHFCDRFELDGIRFEEPTPNFFSFNNPYGACKRCEGYGNVIGIDEDLVVPDKSKSLYDNAIAPWRGEKMREWLNKLIKNAAKFDFPIHRPFNELTEKEQRLIWTGNKYFEGLDAFFKELEEQTFKIQYRVMLSRYRGKTICPDCKGSRLRKDASYVKIGGKSIVDVVLMPLSVIQDFFDNLELSETDEKISKRLLAEVTSRVLYLNNVGLGYLTLNRLSNTLSGGESQRINLATSLGSSLVGSIYVLDEPSIGLHPRDTNKLIGVLESLRNVGNTVIVVEHEEEMMRAADHIIDIGPEAGTLGGNLVFTGTYEEIIKDNKSLTGKYLSGEESIAIPVKRRKWADHILIKGARENNLKNIEVKFPLGVFTVVSGVSGSGKTSLVKKILYPALQKAIGNYAGEQTGLYDGIFGNYELISQVEMVDQNPIGRSSRSNPVTYVKAWDDVRALFSALPVAKAAGLKPAAFSFNVEGGRCDVCQGEGEVKIEMQFMADIYLPCEACGGRRFKQQILDVTYQDKNVADILDLTIDEAVEFFKNDPKILNKLQPLVDVGLGYVHLGQSSNTLSGGEAQRIKLASFLIKGNSASKTMFIFDEPTTGLHFHDIKKLLIALNTLIEQGNTILVIEHNMDMIKSADWVIDIGPEGGDKGGNVVFEGTPEDLIHAKDSYTAKYLLPHLKPSLADN